A window from Pseudomonas frederiksbergensis encodes these proteins:
- a CDS encoding glycerate kinase, which translates to MKIVIAPDSFKDSLSAQGVADAIALGLAQVWPDALLVKCPMADGGEGTVESILAACEGERRRTQVRGPLGATVEAAWGWLPQSHTAIIEMAEASGLQLVPPGKRDACISSTYGTGELIRAALDAGAQRVILAIGGSATNDGGAGAMQALGVKLLDAQGQKLAPGGLALAQLARIDISEIDPRLAEVQFDIAADVNNPLCGPHGASAIFGPQKGASPEQVQQLDRALGHFAERCAQVLNKDVHDEPGSGAAGGLGFAAKAFLGAQFKAGIEVVAELVGLNDVVKGADLVITGEGRFDAQTLRGKTPFGVARIARQHGVPVIVLAGTLGEGYQALYEHGIDAAFALASGPMTLEQACAEAPRLLRERASDVARVWQVAARKT; encoded by the coding sequence ATGAAAATCGTCATCGCCCCCGATTCGTTCAAGGACAGCCTGAGTGCCCAGGGTGTGGCCGATGCCATTGCGCTGGGGTTGGCGCAGGTTTGGCCCGATGCGCTCCTGGTCAAATGCCCAATGGCGGACGGCGGGGAGGGAACCGTCGAGTCTATTCTGGCGGCGTGCGAGGGCGAACGGCGCCGCACCCAAGTCCGTGGGCCGCTCGGCGCAACGGTTGAGGCCGCTTGGGGCTGGTTGCCCCAGAGCCACACCGCGATCATCGAAATGGCCGAGGCCAGTGGCCTGCAACTGGTTCCGCCGGGCAAGCGTGATGCCTGCATCAGCAGCACGTACGGCACCGGCGAGTTGATCCGCGCGGCACTCGATGCCGGGGCGCAAAGGGTCATTCTGGCGATTGGCGGCAGCGCCACCAACGATGGCGGGGCGGGTGCGATGCAAGCTTTGGGTGTCAAGCTGCTGGACGCCCAGGGCCAAAAACTGGCACCGGGCGGCTTGGCCCTCGCGCAACTGGCGCGAATCGACATAAGTGAAATCGACCCGCGACTGGCCGAGGTGCAATTCGACATCGCCGCCGACGTCAACAATCCACTGTGCGGCCCTCACGGTGCCTCAGCGATTTTCGGTCCGCAAAAAGGCGCATCGCCCGAGCAAGTCCAACAACTGGATCGCGCCCTCGGGCACTTTGCCGAACGCTGCGCTCAAGTCTTGAACAAAGACGTCCATGACGAACCGGGTAGCGGTGCGGCAGGCGGTCTGGGGTTTGCTGCCAAGGCGTTTCTGGGGGCGCAGTTCAAGGCCGGGATCGAAGTGGTCGCCGAACTGGTTGGCCTGAACGATGTGGTCAAGGGCGCCGACCTGGTGATCACCGGTGAAGGTCGTTTCGATGCCCAGACCTTGCGTGGCAAGACGCCGTTTGGTGTGGCGCGTATTGCTCGGCAGCACGGCGTTCCGGTGATCGTCCTCGCGGGGACACTGGGCGAGGGTTATCAGGCGCTGTACGAACATGGCATCGATGCCGCGTTTGCCTTGGCCAGTGGGCCGATGACGCTGGAACAGGCGTGTGCCGAGGCACCACGGTTGTTGCGGGAGCGGGCGAGTGATGTAGCGCGGGTCTGGCAAGTGGCCGCTCGCAAAACCTGA
- a CDS encoding sugar diacid recognition domain-containing protein gives MFELDHDLAQDIVDRAMAILPYNVNVMDSQGLILGSGEPERVNTRHEGAQLVLANGRVVEIDAQTAIHLKGVQPGINLPLLLDQRLIGVLGITGEPEQLRTYAELVRMTAEMLVGQRNQQAEQQWRRQRCDDLLALLLSEAGDSPRLIDEAQQLGLKPQMTRVPYLFELGMEHGPGQTVEALSAWLTSRYPDSWCVSSAKSSLLWCRPAAQAIENDRLLEKLDGLGWNILRIAVGGQADGLSGLRRCYRRVGDLLAYGREVLPHSRLLTLNRYRLPVMLWRHRNDDALDELLKPLRKVIAKDGNGQLLATLRCWCDHDGQSQACADALGIHRNSLRYRMERIAELSGVDPLRLDGMLALYLGVQLLPQTDAPNTNL, from the coding sequence ATGTTCGAACTCGATCACGACCTGGCCCAGGACATCGTCGACCGGGCAATGGCTATCCTGCCGTACAACGTCAACGTCATGGACAGCCAGGGCCTGATTCTTGGCAGCGGCGAACCGGAGCGGGTCAACACCCGGCATGAAGGCGCGCAACTGGTGCTGGCCAATGGGCGGGTAGTGGAAATCGACGCCCAGACGGCGATTCATTTGAAGGGCGTGCAGCCGGGCATCAACCTGCCGCTGTTGCTCGATCAGCGTTTGATTGGCGTGCTGGGCATCACCGGTGAACCCGAGCAATTACGCACCTATGCCGAACTGGTGCGGATGACCGCGGAGATGCTGGTCGGCCAGCGCAATCAGCAGGCCGAACAGCAATGGCGGCGCCAGCGATGCGACGATCTGCTGGCATTGCTGCTCAGCGAGGCCGGGGATTCGCCACGGTTGATCGATGAAGCGCAGCAGCTGGGGCTCAAGCCGCAGATGACGCGGGTGCCTTATCTGTTCGAGTTAGGGATGGAGCATGGTCCGGGGCAAACCGTCGAGGCACTCAGCGCCTGGCTGACCTCGCGCTACCCGGACAGTTGGTGCGTGAGTTCAGCCAAGTCATCGTTGCTCTGGTGCCGACCGGCGGCGCAGGCGATCGAGAATGACCGGTTGCTGGAAAAACTCGACGGCCTCGGCTGGAACATTTTGCGCATCGCCGTAGGCGGGCAGGCGGATGGATTGTCCGGGCTGCGTCGTTGCTATCGACGCGTCGGCGACTTGCTGGCCTATGGGCGAGAGGTGTTGCCACACTCGCGTTTGCTGACGCTCAACCGTTATCGGTTGCCGGTGATGCTCTGGCGCCACCGCAACGACGACGCGCTGGACGAGTTGCTCAAACCGCTGCGTAAAGTCATCGCCAAGGATGGCAACGGCCAACTGCTGGCGACTCTGCGCTGTTGGTGCGATCACGATGGCCAGAGCCAGGCTTGTGCCGATGCGCTGGGCATCCATCGCAACAGTTTGCGTTACCGGATGGAGCGGATTGCCGAGCTCAGTGGTGTTGATCCGCTAAGACTCGACGGGATGCTTGCGCTCTACCTAGGTGTCCAGCTACTCCCACAAACCGACGCACCGAACACCAACCTGTAG
- a CDS encoding 2-hydroxyacid dehydrogenase has protein sequence MKKQVVLYKKLSPLLMARLHEQTEVTLIDNLNADGLATLREALPRAHGLLGASLKLDAGLLDLAPDLEAIASVSVGVDNYDIDYLTERRILLSNTPDVLTETTADTGFALILATARRVVELANMVRAGQWTRNVGPAQFGTDIHGKTLGIIGMGRIGEALAQRGHFGFGMPVIYHSHSPKPAVEQRFNAQYRSLPELLQQADFVCLTLPLTAETEGLIGAEQFALMRPETIFINISRGKVVDESALIRALREGQIRAAGLDVFEREPLNADSPLLQLNNVVATPHIGSATHETREAMATCAVDNLLAALAGERPKNLVNVGAWKA, from the coding sequence ATGAAAAAGCAGGTTGTGCTGTACAAGAAACTCTCGCCGCTGCTGATGGCTCGCCTGCACGAGCAGACCGAGGTCACGCTGATCGACAACCTCAATGCCGATGGCCTGGCAACGCTGCGCGAAGCCCTGCCCCGCGCCCACGGGTTGCTCGGTGCGAGCCTGAAACTGGATGCCGGATTGTTGGATCTGGCACCGGACCTGGAAGCCATTGCCAGTGTCTCCGTGGGGGTCGATAACTACGACATCGACTACCTGACCGAACGACGGATCCTGCTCAGCAACACCCCGGACGTACTCACCGAAACCACGGCCGATACCGGTTTTGCACTGATCCTGGCAACCGCCCGGCGCGTGGTGGAACTGGCGAACATGGTTCGTGCCGGCCAGTGGACGCGCAATGTCGGTCCCGCGCAATTCGGTACCGATATACACGGTAAAACCCTGGGCATCATTGGCATGGGGCGGATCGGCGAGGCCCTGGCCCAGCGTGGACATTTCGGGTTTGGCATGCCGGTGATTTACCACAGTCACTCGCCGAAACCGGCGGTGGAACAGCGGTTCAATGCGCAATACCGCAGCTTGCCGGAGCTGTTGCAGCAGGCGGATTTCGTTTGTCTGACCTTGCCGCTGACCGCTGAAACCGAAGGGCTGATCGGCGCAGAGCAATTCGCTCTGATGCGCCCGGAAACCATCTTCATCAACATTTCACGGGGCAAGGTAGTGGACGAGTCGGCGCTGATCCGGGCCTTGCGTGAGGGGCAGATTCGCGCAGCGGGGCTGGATGTGTTCGAACGCGAGCCGCTTAACGCCGACTCGCCGCTGTTGCAGCTGAACAATGTGGTGGCGACGCCGCATATTGGTTCGGCGACCCATGAGACGCGGGAGGCGATGGCCACGTGCGCGGTGGACAATCTACTGGCGGCGCTGGCGGGTGAGCGGCCGAAGAATCTGGTGAATGTCGGGGCGTGGAAGGCTTAA
- a CDS encoding MFS transporter, translating into MKTATLAARRWWYIMPIVFITYSLAYLDRANYGFAAASGMAADLMITPGLSSMLGALFFLGYFFFQVPGAIYAQKHSVKKLIFVSLILWGGLATLTGIVSNAYWLIVIRFMLGVVEAAVMPAMLIYLCHWFTRAERSRANTFLILGNPVTMLWMSVVSGYLVQHYSWRWMFIIEGLPAVLWAFIWWRLADDRPAQAKWLSDQEKHDLESALAAEQVGIKAVKNYAEAFRSPKVIILALQFFCWSIGVYGFVLWLPSILKAGAQMDMIEAGWLSALPYLAAVIGMLLVSWGSDKMQKRKRFVWPPLLIASIAFYGSYALGAEHFWWSYTLLVIAGACMYAPYGPFFAIIPEILPANVAGGAMALINSMGALGSFGGSYLVGYLNSSTGSPGASYLLMSGALMLSVVLTIFLKPGASDRVVAKAAVQRSTAAHS; encoded by the coding sequence ATGAAAACCGCAACACTCGCCGCCCGCCGCTGGTGGTACATCATGCCGATCGTGTTCATCACCTACAGCCTGGCGTACCTGGACCGCGCCAACTACGGGTTCGCCGCCGCCTCCGGGATGGCTGCCGACCTGATGATCACACCGGGCCTGTCGTCGATGCTCGGCGCACTGTTCTTCCTCGGCTACTTCTTCTTCCAGGTGCCGGGCGCGATCTACGCCCAGAAGCACAGCGTGAAGAAGCTGATTTTCGTCAGCCTGATTCTCTGGGGAGGCCTGGCCACGTTGACCGGGATCGTATCCAACGCCTACTGGCTGATCGTGATTCGCTTCATGCTCGGCGTGGTCGAAGCGGCGGTGATGCCGGCGATGCTGATCTATCTGTGCCACTGGTTCACCCGTGCCGAACGCTCGCGCGCCAACACCTTCCTGATCCTCGGCAACCCGGTGACCATGCTCTGGATGTCGGTGGTCTCGGGGTATCTGGTGCAGCATTACAGCTGGCGCTGGATGTTCATCATCGAAGGTTTACCGGCGGTGCTCTGGGCGTTTATCTGGTGGCGTCTGGCCGATGACCGTCCTGCCCAGGCCAAGTGGCTGAGCGACCAGGAAAAGCACGATCTGGAAAGCGCCCTGGCCGCCGAACAGGTGGGCATCAAAGCGGTGAAAAACTACGCCGAGGCCTTCCGTTCGCCCAAGGTGATCATCCTCGCCTTGCAGTTTTTCTGCTGGAGCATCGGCGTCTATGGCTTCGTGTTGTGGCTGCCGTCGATCCTCAAGGCTGGCGCACAGATGGACATGATCGAAGCCGGCTGGCTCTCGGCGCTGCCGTATCTGGCGGCGGTGATTGGCATGCTGCTGGTGTCCTGGGGCTCGGACAAAATGCAGAAGCGCAAACGCTTCGTCTGGCCGCCGCTGCTGATCGCCTCGATTGCTTTCTATGGCTCCTACGCCTTGGGCGCTGAACACTTCTGGTGGTCCTACACCCTGCTGGTGATCGCTGGCGCCTGCATGTACGCGCCTTACGGTCCGTTCTTCGCAATCATTCCGGAAATCCTTCCAGCCAACGTGGCCGGGGGTGCCATGGCGCTGATCAACAGCATGGGCGCGCTCGGTTCGTTTGGTGGTTCGTATCTGGTCGGTTACCTGAACAGCTCCACCGGCTCGCCGGGGGCTTCTTATCTGTTGATGAGCGGCGCCTTGATGCTCTCGGTGGTGCTGACGATTTTCCTCAAGCCCGGCGCCAGTGACCGGGTCGTGGCCAAGGCCGCTGTGCAACGGTCTACGGCCGCTCATTCCTGA
- a CDS encoding methyl-accepting chemotaxis protein, whose protein sequence is MSLRNLNIAPRAFLGFAFIALLVIVLGVFAVNRMTSIHQASIEMETTQLPSVGFLGNLTENVLRMRILSFRVLVNRDPAALQEAQTRIGVLVDKVRSAQASYAALSASPEEAALYKTFTVTLDNYMQAQNQMLELSRQNKLDEMRTLINTRIKEGTDQMGEQLNKLVALNNSDAKTASAAAGDLYRSAITGIVAVAVIAALMTVLLAWLLTRSIVTPLNRALLAAQTIADGNLTNVIEVDGTDEPARLLNALSAMQASLRKTIEQIAGSATQLGAAAEELSTVTHEASRGLQQQTNEIEQAATAVNEMTAAVEEVARNAVSTSEASNQSTQAAREGRDRVVETVGAIQTMTHDVQNTSVMIEGLAAQGRDIGKVLDVIRAIAEQTNLLALNAAIEAARAGEAGRGFAVVADEVRALAHRTAQSTQEIEKMVAGIQNGTGQAVSSMQQSNQRTQSTLEMARAAGVALEQITQSIQLINERNLVIASASEEQAQVSREVDRNLVNIRDLATQSATGANQTSAATHELSRLAVDLNAMVARFVI, encoded by the coding sequence ATGTCACTGCGTAATCTGAATATCGCGCCTCGAGCTTTCCTGGGTTTTGCCTTCATTGCCTTGCTCGTCATCGTGCTGGGTGTGTTTGCCGTGAACCGCATGACGAGCATCCACCAAGCCTCCATCGAAATGGAAACCACGCAGCTGCCCAGCGTCGGGTTTCTCGGAAACCTGACGGAAAACGTCCTGCGCATGCGCATTCTCTCGTTTCGGGTGTTGGTCAACCGTGATCCGGCCGCGTTGCAGGAAGCCCAGACGCGTATCGGCGTGCTGGTCGACAAGGTTCGCAGCGCCCAAGCCAGTTATGCCGCGTTGTCGGCCTCGCCGGAAGAAGCTGCGCTGTACAAGACGTTCACGGTAACGCTGGACAACTACATGCAAGCCCAGAACCAGATGCTGGAACTGTCGCGGCAGAACAAGCTCGACGAGATGCGCACGCTGATCAACACCCGGATCAAGGAAGGTACGGACCAGATGGGCGAGCAGTTGAACAAACTGGTGGCGCTGAATAATTCCGATGCGAAAACCGCATCGGCCGCAGCGGGCGATCTGTACCGCAGCGCGATTACCGGCATCGTCGCCGTGGCGGTCATCGCGGCGCTGATGACTGTGCTGCTGGCCTGGTTGTTGACCCGCAGCATCGTCACGCCGCTGAACCGCGCGTTGCTGGCGGCGCAAACCATTGCCGACGGCAACCTGACCAATGTCATCGAGGTCGACGGCACTGACGAACCGGCCCGCTTGCTCAATGCCTTGTCCGCGATGCAGGCCAGCCTGCGCAAAACTATCGAACAGATCGCCGGTTCCGCCACCCAATTGGGTGCGGCCGCGGAAGAACTCAGTACGGTCACGCATGAAGCGTCCCGCGGTCTGCAACAGCAGACCAACGAAATCGAACAGGCCGCCACTGCGGTCAACGAAATGACCGCCGCCGTGGAAGAAGTGGCGCGCAACGCAGTGTCGACGTCCGAAGCCTCGAACCAGTCGACCCAGGCCGCCCGCGAAGGTCGCGACCGTGTGGTGGAAACCGTCGGCGCGATCCAGACCATGACCCACGATGTGCAAAACACCTCGGTGATGATCGAAGGCCTGGCCGCTCAGGGGCGCGACATCGGCAAGGTGCTGGACGTGATCCGCGCCATCGCCGAGCAAACCAACCTGCTCGCACTGAACGCCGCCATCGAAGCCGCCCGTGCCGGTGAAGCCGGGCGCGGTTTTGCGGTGGTGGCGGACGAGGTCCGGGCGCTGGCCCATCGCACCGCGCAATCGACCCAGGAAATCGAAAAAATGGTCGCCGGCATCCAGAACGGTACCGGCCAGGCCGTCTCGTCGATGCAACAAAGCAATCAACGCACTCAAAGCACCCTCGAGATGGCCCGCGCCGCGGGTGTGGCGCTGGAGCAGATCACTCAGTCGATCCAATTGATCAACGAACGCAACCTGGTGATCGCCAGCGCGTCCGAAGAACAGGCCCAGGTGTCCCGCGAAGTCGACCGCAACCTGGTGAACATTCGTGACCTCGCTACCCAGTCTGCCACTGGCGCCAACCAGACCAGCGCCGCGACGCACGAACTGTCGCGCCTGGCCGTGGATTTAAATGCCATGGTGGCGCGTTTCGTGATTTGA
- a CDS encoding LacI family DNA-binding transcriptional regulator — MNDFSAAQRSRVTMLDVAEHAGVSKASVSRFIGDDRALLSDAIALRIEQAIAELGYRPNQMARGLKRGRTRLIGMLVADIRNPYSIAVMHGVETACRQHGYSLVVCNTDRDDEQERQHLALLRSYNIEGLIVNTLGHHRDELRELHREMPLVLVDRKVEQLESDLVGLDNPAAVEMALAHLQERGYRDVLLVTEPYDGTSSRIERVSSFKAQIEQRPTLQGTIAETGSDLSTRLKTFLDTPGPGPKALFCANGIAALASTHSLRELKCNLFEDVGLIALDDLDWYPLVGSGITALAQPTAEIGASAFECLLKRLRGDDGPVRTLDFSARLIVRGSTLGNSR, encoded by the coding sequence ATGAACGATTTCTCCGCCGCCCAACGCAGCCGCGTGACCATGCTCGACGTCGCCGAACACGCCGGCGTCTCCAAGGCCAGCGTCTCGCGCTTCATCGGCGATGACCGTGCTCTGCTTTCCGATGCCATTGCCTTGCGCATCGAGCAGGCGATTGCCGAACTCGGCTATCGCCCGAACCAGATGGCCCGTGGCTTGAAGCGCGGACGCACTCGCCTGATCGGCATGCTGGTGGCCGATATCCGTAACCCTTATTCGATTGCCGTGATGCACGGGGTGGAAACCGCCTGCCGTCAGCACGGCTACAGCCTGGTGGTGTGCAACACCGACCGCGATGACGAGCAGGAACGCCAGCACCTGGCCCTGTTGCGCTCGTACAACATCGAAGGCTTGATCGTGAACACCCTCGGCCATCACCGCGACGAGTTACGTGAACTGCACCGGGAAATGCCGCTGGTGCTGGTGGATCGCAAGGTCGAGCAGCTGGAGAGTGATCTGGTCGGCCTGGACAATCCGGCCGCCGTTGAAATGGCCCTCGCTCATTTGCAAGAACGCGGCTATCGCGATGTGCTGCTGGTCACAGAACCCTATGACGGCACCAGTTCGCGGATCGAGCGGGTCAGCAGTTTCAAGGCGCAGATCGAGCAACGTCCGACGCTTCAAGGGACCATCGCCGAGACCGGCAGCGATCTGAGCACACGTTTGAAAACCTTCCTCGACACACCCGGCCCCGGCCCGAAAGCGCTGTTCTGCGCCAACGGTATCGCCGCGCTGGCCAGCACCCATTCGTTGCGTGAACTGAAGTGCAATCTTTTCGAGGATGTCGGCCTGATCGCCCTCGATGATCTGGATTGGTATCCGCTGGTGGGTAGCGGGATCACCGCCCTCGCCCAGCCGACGGCCGAGATTGGTGCCAGCGCGTTTGAGTGTTTGCTCAAGCGTTTGCGCGGTGATGACGGGCCGGTGCGGACCCTGGATTTTTCGGCGCGGTTGATTGTGCGGGGGTCGACCCTTGGAAATTCTCGGTGA
- a CDS encoding sugar kinase, with translation MSEIDILSFGETMAMFVAERNGDLADVDRFHKRIAGADSNVAIGLSRLGFNVVWLSRVGADSLGRFVIDTLEKEGLDCSNVAIDTAHPTGFQLKSRTDDGNDPVVEYFRRGSAASHLSRQSIAPELLNARHLHATGIPPALSETAREMSFELMTRMRDAGRSVSFDPNLRPSLWASEQQMITEINRLAALAHWVLPGLSEGRLLTGFEDPADIAAFYLDQGAEAVAIKLGPHGAYYRTHLDQGFVAGVPVKTVVDTVGAGDGFAVGMISALLENHSFADAVKRANWIGSRAVQSRGDMEGLPTREELPLPLTDRSLAPAWECSP, from the coding sequence ATGTCTGAGATCGATATCCTGTCGTTCGGCGAAACCATGGCCATGTTCGTCGCCGAGCGGAACGGTGATTTGGCCGATGTAGATCGTTTCCACAAGCGCATTGCCGGCGCTGACAGCAATGTCGCGATTGGCTTGTCGCGGCTGGGCTTCAACGTGGTTTGGTTGAGCCGGGTGGGCGCTGATTCGCTGGGACGGTTCGTGATCGACACCCTGGAAAAAGAAGGCCTGGATTGCAGTAACGTCGCCATCGATACCGCGCACCCCACCGGTTTTCAACTCAAGTCGCGCACCGACGATGGCAACGATCCGGTGGTCGAGTATTTCCGCCGTGGGTCGGCGGCGAGTCATCTGTCGCGGCAGTCGATCGCGCCTGAATTACTGAATGCCCGTCATTTGCATGCCACCGGCATTCCCCCGGCGCTGTCCGAAACGGCTCGGGAAATGTCTTTCGAATTAATGACCCGCATGCGCGATGCCGGGCGCAGCGTGTCTTTCGACCCGAACCTGCGCCCGAGCCTGTGGGCCAGCGAGCAACAGATGATTACCGAGATCAACCGTCTCGCCGCCCTCGCCCATTGGGTGCTGCCGGGGTTGAGTGAAGGCCGTTTGCTGACCGGTTTCGAAGACCCGGCCGACATCGCAGCGTTCTACCTCGACCAAGGCGCCGAAGCCGTGGCGATCAAACTGGGCCCGCACGGTGCGTATTACCGCACTCATCTGGACCAGGGTTTCGTGGCGGGCGTGCCGGTGAAAACGGTGGTCGACACCGTCGGTGCCGGCGATGGTTTTGCCGTCGGCATGATCAGCGCCCTGCTGGAAAACCACAGCTTTGCCGACGCCGTGAAGCGTGCCAACTGGATTGGCAGCCGCGCGGTGCAGAGCCGTGGGGATATGGAGGGGTTGCCGACCCGGGAAGAACTGCCACTCCCCTTAACCGATCGTTCCCTCGCTCCTGCGTGGGAATGCAGCCCGTGA
- a CDS encoding sugar phosphate isomerase/epimerase family protein, translating to MNKPPVSISLSSYGADLVRQRGQGSFIDVLAAAGATRIEWREELLTVEDPAQLAEASQAQGLESVYSSPMELWLAGQSRPNPELISALQRAQAFGAKWLKVSLGYFTDNSDLQALSRVLGKSAVQLLVENDQTLHGGRIEPFQRFFTEIEQHKLPVKMTFDIGNWHWQDQSAASAARLLGRHVGYVHCKAVTRRADGKLVAIPPAVSDLHLWEQLLRHMAQGVMRAAEYPLQGDDLVQLTTEHVATLARLGQTRLESAHV from the coding sequence ATGAATAAACCACCCGTTTCCATCAGCCTGTCGAGCTACGGCGCCGACCTTGTTCGTCAACGCGGCCAAGGCAGCTTCATCGACGTATTGGCCGCCGCGGGCGCCACGCGTATCGAATGGCGCGAAGAGCTGCTGACGGTCGAAGACCCCGCGCAACTGGCCGAAGCTTCTCAGGCCCAAGGCCTCGAAAGCGTGTATTCCTCACCGATGGAATTGTGGCTGGCCGGCCAGTCCAGACCCAATCCCGAACTGATCTCTGCGCTCCAGCGCGCCCAGGCATTCGGTGCCAAATGGCTGAAAGTGTCCCTGGGATATTTCACCGACAACAGCGACCTCCAGGCCTTGTCCCGCGTACTGGGCAAAAGTGCGGTGCAGTTGCTGGTGGAAAACGATCAAACCCTGCACGGTGGCCGCATCGAACCGTTCCAGCGCTTTTTCACTGAAATCGAGCAACATAAGCTGCCGGTCAAAATGACCTTCGACATCGGCAATTGGCATTGGCAAGACCAGTCCGCCGCCAGCGCCGCGCGGTTGCTCGGTCGCCACGTCGGTTATGTGCACTGCAAAGCCGTGACGCGCCGGGCGGACGGCAAACTGGTCGCCATACCGCCGGCCGTCAGTGACCTGCATCTGTGGGAGCAACTGCTGCGGCACATGGCCCAAGGCGTGATGCGGGCGGCGGAATATCCGCTGCAAGGCGACGACCTGGTGCAGCTGACCACCGAGCACGTCGCCACCCTCGCCCGCCTCGGTCAAACCCGGTTGGAGAGCGCTCATGTCTGA
- a CDS encoding pyridoxal phosphate-dependent aminotransferase translates to MRYSALTKRIAGDGAAAWQIHDRALELIEQGVDVLLLSIGDPDFDTPQPIVQACIDSLLAGDTHYPSVRGSRGLRDSIANRHRRRSGQAVEADHVIVLPGAQCAVYSVAQCLLDPGDEVIVAEPMYVTYEGVFGACAAKVVPVAVRPENGFRVDPADVAALITPKTRAILLNSPNNPSGASLPLMVWQELASLCLRHDLWLISDEVYSDLLYEGEHISPASLPGMAERTATINSLSKSHAMSGWRVGWVIGPKPLAEHLVHLSLCMLFGIPDFIQNAAQLALDEDLPEVALMREEYRQRRDLVCASLSDCPGIRPIRPDGGMFVMIDVRQTGLCAQGFSERLLEGYGVSVLAGEAFGPSAAGHIRLGLVVDQLKLADACRRIALCAADLLEARRA, encoded by the coding sequence ATGCGCTATTCAGCCTTGACCAAACGAATCGCCGGTGACGGCGCTGCGGCCTGGCAGATTCATGATCGAGCACTGGAACTAATTGAGCAGGGTGTTGATGTGCTGTTGCTATCGATCGGCGATCCCGACTTCGATACACCGCAGCCTATCGTTCAGGCGTGCATCGATAGCTTGTTGGCCGGTGACACCCACTACCCGTCAGTACGTGGTAGTCGGGGCTTGCGCGACAGCATTGCCAACCGTCATCGACGTCGCAGTGGTCAAGCGGTGGAGGCCGATCATGTGATCGTGTTGCCGGGCGCGCAGTGTGCGGTGTATTCGGTCGCGCAGTGCCTGCTCGATCCGGGCGATGAAGTGATCGTCGCCGAGCCGATGTACGTGACCTATGAAGGCGTGTTCGGTGCCTGTGCCGCCAAAGTGGTGCCGGTGGCAGTGCGCCCCGAGAATGGCTTTCGGGTCGATCCGGCGGACGTCGCGGCGCTGATCACACCCAAGACCCGCGCCATTTTGCTCAACAGTCCGAACAATCCTTCCGGCGCCAGTTTGCCGCTGATGGTCTGGCAGGAACTGGCATCGCTGTGTCTTCGTCATGACCTGTGGCTGATCAGCGACGAGGTCTACAGCGATCTGTTGTACGAAGGCGAGCACATCAGCCCGGCGAGCCTGCCGGGCATGGCCGAGCGCACGGCGACCATCAATAGCCTGTCCAAATCCCACGCCATGAGCGGTTGGCGCGTGGGCTGGGTGATCGGGCCGAAACCTTTGGCCGAACACTTGGTGCACCTGTCGTTGTGCATGCTGTTTGGCATTCCGGATTTCATCCAGAACGCCGCGCAATTGGCGCTGGACGAAGATCTGCCGGAAGTGGCGTTGATGCGCGAGGAGTATCGCCAGCGTCGCGACCTGGTGTGCGCGAGCCTGAGTGATTGCCCGGGCATCCGGCCGATCCGGCCTGATGGCGGGATGTTCGTGATGATCGATGTACGCCAGACCGGGTTGTGTGCCCAGGGTTTTTCCGAGCGGCTGCTGGAAGGTTATGGTGTGTCGGTGCTGGCGGGTGAAGCGTTCGGCCCGAGTGCGGCGGGGCATATTCGATTGGGGTTGGTGGTGGATCAACTGAAACTGGCGGATGCGTGCCGACGGATTGCGTTGTGTGCGGCGGACCTGCTGGAGGCGCGTCGGGCCTGA